AATGATCTACTGCAGTAGTTTTCAAAGTAAAAATCAGTGAGGTTGggaaataaaattcttataaatgtATGTAGGTACGTACCCAATGCAATGCTGATGATCTTATTATTAGATTGGCCAAGTACTATAGGCCTGCAATCTGTTCCGTCTTTCCTTCCATCACCTTCGTATCCCTTGGGACAAGTACATGTGTAATTTCCATCAGTGTTGGTGCATGTTGCATTAGCATTGCAAGGCTTCCGAAGGCCCATGCACTCATCAATATCTGAAGCACAGTAAATATATATAGCCGGCCGTCACAAGAAATTTCAATGTTTCCAtacaaacttaaaaataaaaaataaaaaattatggggATGTAAAACCACTTGCAAATGTGTTGTATCAATAGATAAAGGATAACATCACTCTAGAGCAAATAACCATTCGGCAAGCTAAACTGATCAgcctaattaaattaaatagaaaaatgatagttgcagtcgTGAGTGTACAAACGCAatacaatcactttaaaaaaatgaataaagagaAGATtcacctgaaaaaaaaaatatttaatagtgggctctattatttttcaaaataactttACGATACTGCACACTCTATGactgtatattatattattcaaTTAAGCATTAGAGAAAAACGAAGGTATAAGATCATTTACCTTGGCAACTCTCAGGCCCATCGGAGAAGTATGGGTTCCCTTGATAACCCTCCGAGCAATTGCAACGATAACCAGGGCTGCTGGTGGAATTGTAACAATAACTATGATTTGCCTTACATGCATAGCTTTCCTTATTTTTCTTAGCATCTTTGCATGTCTTATTTCCAATTGCCCAATCAAGCACCAGGGGTACAGAACTCCTATTCTTTAAGTTTACGAAATCTAAGGAGGAAAAGTTGTATGCTTGTTCATCCACTATAAAGCCGTAACCACATGATTGACCTCCGAAATTTTTGCCACCAGGTAAGGTGTCGTTGTTCAAGATCCGAACATTCAAAATATACCCCATTGCTCCTTCTGGGATAGAAGTCTGGCAGCAGCCAATGCCAGAGCAAGACCCGTTAACCACGTTGAGATTTTCGTCACAGAGTGATAAGCATCCAGTGGTGAAGCCCTTCTGTCCCTCTGAACCTTGAATATATGCATAAACATTACAACCAACAGAAGTGATCTTGTTCCTCGTCTCTGAGATGCGAAAATTTGACAAATTAAGCAAGGCAGAGATGCGCGTGTAGTCCACGCGCGTGTAGACCCCGCGCGCAATGCAACTGGAATATTGTGGATCTTGGGGTTGGCGGCAGGCTGCCCGATTAAATTCTCTGCAAAGGTGGGCTACGGGGTTTGAGACTCGCAGTTCACCATTCGGTACTGATATGTTCTCAACAGGAATATCATGGTCCAGAAATGGTTTTGGAGGATCGAACGTGTGGTTACAAGTGATGAGAAAAGGTTTGTCAAGGTAACAGCCCTCGCTTGTTCCAAATGGGTAGGGGATTTTAATATTTCCACACTCGCGGTCGCAGGTTGAGTTTGCAATAGATACTGCTGTGGCTGCTAAAATTATGACCCCGAGTAGCAGTTGTTGCAGAAGTTTTCCAGCCATATCCATGGCTTTCCTTTCCTGCACTCTGCTTTCTTTGTGCTGCAGACAGCTTTAAATGCCCTCCTCAATTAGGTACGTACCTTTAGCGAGACTAATTAGGATGAGTTAGAATTTTCATTCAACGCAAAACAGCAAGAAATATGTCTCAATACAAACAGCTTGCGTTTTCTTTATATGGTTCGTTAACAAACATAGATATATAGCAAAGTAAACAGGTCATGTACATTAATCCATAAAACCGGAACAGCCCATTCACCGGCACCAAATGAGAATATATATCACATTAACAGAACAACATCATAACTCGAGTATAGTATGCAGCGCCACAAACATGCAGCAACATGATTAATTGGATGGAAATTGGGAAAGAACAACCGTATGAAGTTGACAAAATGCATGCAGCTCGAGTTGTAGAAGAGAGAGACAAATATAAACAGGCAGCTATAACCGCGTGTAGAATGTACCAACATAAACAAATCACAGAAGGGAATTCCTGCCAAAAACTCAAAGGAACACTGTTCCGAATGGAGTTTTAATTAGCCTATaggtttgttatttttatctccATTTTCAGGGAAGTAAGAGTCATTTTCTTTCTCGAGCAGCAAAGGGGAAAATTGCGTGAGAATAAGATAGGTTTCTTGATAGCAGATCTATGAACCTCACCTCTCCCACTTGAGCACAATAGGATTATTAGCCACTTCCTTCAGCTGCCTCACTTTCCCTTCATTTGCTCTACCTTTCTTAAGAACTTTGAAACAATCTATTCttctttaaagaagaaagagataCATATATAGACTTGTCTGATCCTCTATCGAACCAACTTAAGCCTTTTTCCCCTCTTggttcaacaaaatatgatctcttattcaaaagaaaagtaggaaggaagaaagcaatgtttttaactttggatAAGCAAAAGATTCTCCAATTCCATCATGAttgtggtatatatatatatatatatatataaagtatccTATGCATTCCTCAAGCACCAAGAAGGTGGAACCAATTTAAGCAATTAAGGTGAAGCCAATATATTTATACTCCAATTATGCAATGTTTTATCCTTTAtgtatcaaattattaaactaaaaaatatagcctttaattataaaaaacggACATATAATACTCATATTGAACATCAACCGTtaagatgaataaaaaaatgcaagGTGTACAATATTGACGGTCAAATATAAGTGTAAAACTTGTAGTagtactatttaaaatatacaaacaaGTATTTCCAGTGTGGAAAAAGAAGgctaaaaaaaaccaaaataggtAAAAGGAAAGACATGCAGGTGGAATAAaactcaaattataaaataggtcTTCAAAAGTAGcaaaataacaaacaaaaaattcaagtaGTTGATCTGACAAGAGTTATCTTATCCAAAGATAAAGCAAAAGATTCCTGCAACATTAATTTAAGTTCAGCTCAATCATTTGCAatgacttgtaaaaaaaaaaaacatctttctttttcttttataatatcaaCAATAGTTTATGGAAATGTTAgtattcaaaataaattattcaaacgAAAAACGAGTACCAGAAATTTCATTTGGAGATCATATCGTGCAACAAATGATGTAATAAATACCCCACCTCTTGCGGCACGCTTAGATCATTCAGACAAAAGATATCTTATCCAGTCAAAAAATGAGTGTCATCGTGTTAATTTATGACTTGGAAAGCAAATTAAAAATTCCCACGtacaataataatttaagagtttAGAATGACTTGTAAAacagtctttcttttcttttataagaaGTCTTCCACTAACACTACTTTTATGGTAAAGAGTTCAAGTAGGCCCAAAGAAACACATAGCACTACTTTTATGGTTTTATCCTTTATGTATCAAATTATCAAGACTAAAAAATATAgccttaaataaaatgtatatcaGTATTAATAaagtgaaaagagagagaaaaaaaaaaaacacaaaaacatggAAAATGAAACACATCATGACGTGgaataaaatgcaaataattttGATCCGGCACCATGGTCTGCAAACGTAGCAATTAATCAGACAAAAGAAATCTCATCCAAAGCAAATTAGGCCATCATGTTAGTTTATGACTGACAAAGCAAATTAAAGATTTCACGTACAACAATAATTTCAGAGAGAGCTCAAATATCATGGAATGGTTGGTAAAAGAtgtatttcttttctattcttcttCCTTTAATTCCATGATAGGTTTCTTGATAGTACATCTATGAATATGCATCACCTGTCCCACCTGAGCACAAAAGAATTATTAGCCACTTCCTTCAGCTGCCCAGCTCTCTCTTTTTCGGCCCTTCTTAATTAAGCTGTAGATCTTTTTCGGCCCGTCAAATTATTTAGGAATTGTTTAGggataatttttatctaatttcattttatctcatcttattttatttttttctcaaatatcatttaaatacaaatatttttaaattaataattacaactattttaaactttcaaacaaaatataaaagacaattcaactttttcaaatcttcaaacaaaaatattaatatttaaaattaatattttaataatattttaattttataataatttttattcaattttttctcgctcattttttaaaatttaattaatacttTACTTAAGTTATCTctttattattcacaaattatcttactagttattatttataaaatttttatcttatctcattctttaagcatcttttaatgttttatattttatgctaTTAGTTATCAATAATATGGCATATTATATCctctaattataaaaattaaaataaaaaaaccaagtGACATAATTATACGTAATTTGAACAGTACTTAAAACTAAATTACTAAGAGTCAACCTAATTTGAATTCATTAGTAGTACTATTATAAGAGATCCGATCTCTAGAAATTTGTGTGTAGCTGGTAGCTGGTAGCTAGAAAGTGCCTTTCTTCCACCGTGAACAAGTGTAAAGGGATTTCTTGACGTTTCTAATTGGAAACCACGtggaaaaaggggaaaaaaattacagaaaatgGAAACACGTGTCGAAAAGGCAATGACTCCAGAGGTCTGCAAAAgatagcaaaatacaaaaagagagagCTAATTGAAAGGAAAAGTAGGAAGGCGAAAGCAACTTTTTTAACTTTGGAGAAGCAAAAGATTCCCCAATTTCATCGTTGTAGACTACTACAAAGTAGCtatcaatgcatgcatgcagcaagCACCAAGCTGGTGGAACCAAATAATTAAGCAATTGGATCGTGCTAGGTCCGGTAGCTGGGAGCTACCGTTAGCATAAGtaggattttatatatatatatatatatatatatatatatatatgtttagaacacttttaaatatattttttaaaaaatttataatattatttaaaatacctTCTTAATCacgaaataaaaatatatatatatatatatattaaaatgtgAGCGGTAGCTC
This is a stretch of genomic DNA from Carya illinoinensis cultivar Pawnee chromosome 15, C.illinoinensisPawnee_v1, whole genome shotgun sequence. It encodes these proteins:
- the LOC122297714 gene encoding wall-associated receptor kinase 2-like — translated: MDMAGKLLQQLLLGVIILAATAVSIANSTCDRECGNIKIPYPFGTSEGCYLDKPFLITCNHTFDPPKPFLDHDIPVENISVPNGELRVSNPVAHLCREFNRAACRQPQDPQYSSCIARGVYTRVDYTRISALLNLSNFRISETRNKITSVGCNVYAYIQGSEGQKGFTTGCLSLCDENLNVVNGSCSGIGCCQTSIPEGAMGYILNVRILNNDTLPGGKNFGGQSCGYGFIVDEQAYNFSSLDFVNLKNRSSVPLVLDWAIGNKTCKDAKKNKESYACKANHSYCYNSTSSPGYRCNCSEGYQGNPYFSDGPESCQDIDECMGLRKPCNANATCTNTDGNYTCTCPKGYEGDGRKDGTDCRPIVLGQSNNKIISIALGVSISLLVLLVGTSWVYWGLKKRKLVKLKEQWFKQNGGLMLQQRLHNCTGSMDTAKIYSVEELKKATDNYDKSKILGQGGYGTVYKGVLPNNKVVAIKKSKISDQSQIEQFINEVIVLTQINHRNVVKLLGCCLETEVPLLVYEFISNGTLYDYIHDTSRSSLLSWDKRMKIATETAGALAYLHCEASMPIIHRDVKTANILLDDNHTAKVSDFGASRLIPLDQAHLTTLVQGTHGYLDPEYYRTSHLTEKSDVYSFGVVLAELLTGKKVICFLRPENERNLATYFVSMVEQDRLLEILDDHIYDGSNAEELKKVADVVKRSLSVKGDDRPTMKEVAVELDGLRIKERHH